In Centropristis striata isolate RG_2023a ecotype Rhode Island chromosome 1, C.striata_1.0, whole genome shotgun sequence, one DNA window encodes the following:
- the LOC131959939 gene encoding claudin-9-like translates to MASTGLQLLGLVLAVVGWVCGALVCAAPLWRVSAFVGGELVIAQMLWEGLWMNCLSQTTGHIQCKTYDSTLALPRSAQAARGLTVLSLLLCLLALMLGVAGAKCTHCMGDGNQASKARLARIAALLFLVAGFAYLIPICWTAHAIIRDFYDPNVAAPLKRELGPALYLGWGASLMLLVGGSLLHLGSSPAGGRTMPVLGGAAKDNPHPGAAGEAKQEKSFV, encoded by the coding sequence ATGGCGTCCACGGGGCTGCAGCTGCTGGGCTTGGTGCTGGCGGTGGTGGGTTGGGTCTGCGGCGCCCTGGTGTGTGCTGCTCCTCTGTGGCGAGTGTCCGCCTTCGTGGGCGGAGAGCTGGTGATCGCCCAGATGCTGTGGGAGGGGCTGTGGATGAACTGCCTGTCTCAGACCACCGGACACATCCAGTGCAAGACGTACGACTCCACGCTGGCCCTGCCGCGGTCGGCCCAGGCCGCCCGGGGCCTCACCGTGCTCTCCCTGCTGCTCTGCCTGCTGGCCCTCATGCTCGGGGTGGCCGGGGCCAAGTGCACTCACTGCATGGGCGACGGCAACCAGGCGTCCAAGGCTCGGCTGGCCAGGATCGCGGCGCTGCTCTTCCTGGTGGCGGGCTTCGCCTACCTGATCCCCATCTGCTGGACCGCCCACGCCATCATCAGAGACTTCTACGATCCGAACGTTGCAGCGCCTTTAAAGAGAGAGCTGGGGCCGGCGCTGTACCTGGGCTGGGGAGCCAGCCTGATGCTCCTGGTGGGGGGCTCCCTGCTCCACCTGGGCTCCTCCCCAGCAGGAGGGAGAACCATGCCTGTTCTGGGAGGAGCAGCGAAGGACAACCCACATCCAGGCGCCGCCGGAGAGGCGAAACAGGAGAAATCTTTCGTATGA
- the LOC131991953 gene encoding GTPase IMAP family member 7-like — protein MSSSNEGSISPVITELRIVLLGKTGSGKSDTGNTILGWEAFTSGISLSSVTTTCEKKNAHLDRRTVSVVDTPGVFDTKMNEEQLKSEIEKCIMLSAPGPHIFLLVMRLDVRLTEEEKTSFKWIKDNFGEEASKYTLVLFTRGDVLKDKSVEACLQESPEFKKFIRDCTSGYTVFDNTRKENHTQVANLFEKIDKIVQLNGNHYTRIMYEEAQKKIKSKEWWSKLGGYLKTAGTHVAAGVAVAAAPVVAPAVPRVAAAAAAALVKRLLP, from the exons ATGAGTTCATCAAATGAAG GCTCCATCTCTCCAGTTATCACAGAACTGAGGATCGTCCTGCTGGGGAAGACTGGATCAGGAAAGAGTGATACAGGGAACACCATCCTGGGGTGGGAAGCTTTTACCTCAGGGATTTCTCTGTCCTCTGTTACAAccacatgtgaaaaaaaaaacgcacacTTAGACAGAAGAACTGTGAGTGTGGTGGACACCCCCGGTGTGTTTGACACAAAGATGAATGAAGAGCAGTTAAAGAGTGAGATAGAGAAATGCATCATGCTGTCTGCCCCAGGACCACACATATTCCTGCTGGTGATGAGATTGGATGTACGTCTgacagaagaggagaagactTCTTTCAAGTGGATCAAAGACAACTTTGGAGAGGAAGCCTCCAAATACACACTGGTGCTCTTCACTAGGGGAGATGTGCTGAAGGACAAGTCTGTTGAGGCTTGCTTACAGGAAAGTCCTGAGTTCAAAAAGTTCATCAGAGACTGCACATCTGGCTACACTGTGTTTGACAACACACGCAAGGAAAATCACACCCAGGTGGCTAATCTGTTTGAAAAGATAGACAAGATAGTGCAGTTAAATGGTAACCATTACACCAGGATCATGTATGAAGAGGCTCAGAAAAAGATTAAATCAAAGGAATGGTGGAGCAAGTTGGGAGGCTACTTGAAAACTGCAGGGACTCATGTGGCTGCGGGAGTAGCAGTAGCAGCTGCCCCTGTAGTTGCACCAGCTGTCCCTagagttgctgctgctgctgctgctgctctagtGAAGAGGCTACTTCCATAA
- the LOC131968549 gene encoding GTPase IMAP family member 4-like, with protein MAEAIPLREKKQKTLPRSDGCGLNNFDALDLSGGLRIVLVGKTGSGKSASGNTILGRAAFREDPSPVSVTKHCETGSGEVDGTVVQVIDTPGLFDTGITEEELKTRIEECVKMSVPGPHAFLLVIRLGVRFTEEERNAVKWIQDNFGDDASMYTIMLFTCKDQAKADNALKECKELRRLSITFGRRYHAFNNNDAEDQVQVKELITMIKEMIQDNGGKHYTNEMYERAQRKLIEEEDRKKQEEEEKKEEERKIWDAEREKREKEREKEKKVKRKNIRVASAAAAVLVAAGVVIAVGAGTMVALALGAPLLVLGVLCGLAAFCIWKGITCKPKANVPV; from the coding sequence CTCTGGACTTGTCTGGAGGGTTGAGGATCGTCCTGGTGGGAAAGACTGGATCAGGCAAGAGTGCGTCAGGAAACACCATCCTGGGGAGAGCAGCCTTCAGAGAGGACCCCAGCCCCGTGTCCGTCACCAAACACTGTGAGACAGGAAGCGGGGAGGTGGACGGGACTGTGGTCCAGGTGATTGACACTCCAGGTCTGTTTGATACAGGTATCACAGAAGAAGAATTAAAGACCAGAATAGAGGAGTGCGTGAAGATGTCGGTGCCGGGACCTCACGCCTTCCTGCTGGTGATCAGGCTGGGCGTCCGCTTcacggaggaggagaggaacgcCGTGAAGTGGATCCAGGACAACTTTGGAGACGACGCCTCCATGTACACTATCATGCTGTTTACATGCAAAGATCAGGCCAAAGCTGACAATGCTCTGAAGGAGTGCAAGGAGCTGCGGAGACTCTCTATTACATTTGGACGCAGATATCACGCCTTCAACAACAACGACGCAGAGGATCAAGTACAGGTCAAAGAGCTGATCACCATGATCAAGGAAATGATTCAGGATAACGGGGGGAAACACTACACCAACGAGATGTACGAAAGGGCCCAGAGGAAGCTGATCGAGGAGGAGGACCGCAAGAaacaagaggaggaagagaagaaagaggaggagaggaaaattTGGGAtgcagagagggagaagagagagaaagagagagaaaaggagaaaaaggttAAAAGAAAGAATATCCGCGTGGCctcggctgctgctgctgtgctggTGGCTGCCGGCGTGGTGATCGCGGTGGGAGCCGGCACCATGGTGGCTCTGGCGCTCGGAGCGCCGCTGCTCGTCCTGGGAGTGCTGTGTGGGTTAGCTGCCTTCTGCATATGGAAGGGTATAACATGTAAACCCAAAGCAAATGTTCCAGTATAG
- the LOC131968422 gene encoding GTPase IMAP family member 4-like, which produces MMGLSSAEDSHGSLEVSHLRMVLLGKTGSGKSSTGNTILGRKAFTSEMSASSVTETCERQTGHFDGRSVSVVDTPGVFDTVMKDEQLKREIEKCLQLSAPGPHIFLLVVRLDVRFTQEEQKTVMWITDNFGEEASEYTLVLFTRGDELKDKSVETYLKKSPEFKKFIRDCTSGYIVFDNTRMENRTQVADLFEMIDKKVELNGNYYTRIMFEEAQKKMKSKEWWSKWGGFMRTAGTQVAVTAAAAGVAAAAPAAAAALVAEEAAATSLTSTLTFAAGWITKGLRRGM; this is translated from the exons ATGATGGGGTTAAGCTCAGCTGAAG ACTCTCACGGCTCTCTGGAGGTCAGCCACCTGAGGATGGTCCTGCTGGGGAAGACTGGATCAGGAAAGAGTTCTACAGGAAACACCATCCTGGGACGAAAAGCTTTCACCTCAGAGATGTCTGCCTCCTCTGTGACAGAGACATGTGAGAGACAAACTGGCCACTTTGATGGAAGATCTGTGAGTGTGGTGGACACCCCCGGTGTGTTTGACACGGTGATGAAGGACGAGCAGCTAAAGAGGGAGATAGAGAAATGTCTCCAGCTGTCTGCCCCAGGACCACACATATTCCTGCTGGTGGTCAGACTGGATGTACGCTTCACACAAGAGGAGCAGAAGACTGTCATGTGGATCACAGACAACTTTGGAGAGGAAGCCTCAGAATACACACTGGTGCTCTTCACTAGGGGAGATGAGCTGAAGGACAAGTCTGTTGAGACTTACTTAAAGAAAAGTCCTGAGTTCAAAAAGTTCATCAGAGACTGCACATCTGGCTACATTGTGTTTGACAACACACGCATGGAAAATCGCACTCAGGTGGCTGATCTGTTTGAAATGATAGACAAGAAAGTGGAGTTAAATGGTAACTATTACACCAGGATCATGTTCGAAGAGGCTCAGAAAAAGATGAAATCAAAGGAATGGTGGAGCAAGTGGGGAGGCTTCATGAGAACTGCAGGGACTCAGGTGgctgtgacagcagcagcagcaggagtagctgcagctgctcctgctgctgctgctgctctagtGGCAGAGGAAGCTGCAGCTACATCCTTAACATCTACTTTAACGTTTGCAGCTGGGTGGATTACAAAAGGCCTCAGGAGGGGGATGTAA